One window of the Haloarcula halobia genome contains the following:
- a CDS encoding cytochrome P450 yields the protein MAEESPPAPPGWPALGHTVGFARDPFGFVAEAVESTGDVFRMRLLGKDVTVVAHPDHVGAVLRDRERFAKLDDFTVAFGEALLAVEGDQWRRQRHAMEDFFSPTRIGEYASTMSALAHDRLDGWDAPATVRLDEEMRVLALENLFEVVLGHSIAGAELASLTEAAHALNGWFEPTSWVLPDWVPTPARRRFRRGSAALRERARSLLSAAGTDPDADSLLATLASLREDPTSGFDESAVLDQVVGMLFAGHETTALAMTYALHQLGLHPAVAERAAAEVDAVLDGRATLSDLQDLEYVERVVDETLRLYPPVHAIPRVTTEAVEVGDWHLPAGEQVLLSVWNVHRDSRFYDAPRTFDPDRWAGTSPREKADAFVPFGSGARICIGRHFARLEMKAVLAAVLSRYRLEASDEIAVAPQMTAQPDGPVRVHVESR from the coding sequence ATGGCAGAGGAATCCCCGCCCGCGCCGCCTGGGTGGCCGGCGCTGGGCCACACGGTCGGTTTCGCGAGAGACCCGTTCGGGTTCGTGGCGGAGGCCGTCGAATCGACCGGCGACGTCTTCCGTATGCGATTGCTCGGCAAGGACGTCACCGTCGTCGCCCACCCGGACCACGTCGGGGCGGTGCTGCGTGACCGGGAGCGGTTCGCGAAACTCGACGACTTCACGGTCGCCTTCGGTGAAGCGCTGCTCGCCGTCGAGGGCGACCAGTGGCGGCGCCAGCGCCACGCCATGGAGGACTTTTTCAGTCCCACCCGCATCGGCGAGTACGCGTCGACGATGTCCGCGCTCGCCCACGATCGACTCGACGGGTGGGACGCCCCGGCGACGGTCAGACTCGACGAGGAGATGCGCGTCCTCGCGCTGGAGAACCTGTTCGAGGTGGTCCTGGGACACTCGATCGCGGGCGCGGAACTCGCGTCGCTGACCGAGGCCGCCCACGCGTTGAACGGCTGGTTCGAACCGACGTCGTGGGTGCTGCCCGACTGGGTGCCGACGCCGGCCCGGCGACGGTTCCGCCGTGGGTCGGCCGCGTTGCGGGAGCGAGCGCGGTCGCTCCTGTCGGCCGCCGGGACCGACCCCGACGCGGACAGCCTGCTCGCGACGCTCGCGTCGCTGCGCGAGGACCCGACGTCGGGCTTCGACGAGTCGGCGGTGCTCGACCAGGTCGTCGGGATGCTCTTTGCCGGCCACGAGACCACCGCGCTGGCGATGACGTACGCCCTCCACCAGCTCGGGTTGCATCCGGCGGTCGCCGAGCGCGCCGCGGCGGAAGTCGACGCAGTCCTCGACGGACGGGCGACGCTTTCGGACCTGCAGGACCTCGAGTACGTAGAGCGGGTCGTCGACGAGACGCTGCGGCTCTACCCGCCGGTCCACGCGATTCCCCGCGTCACGACCGAAGCGGTCGAGGTCGGCGACTGGCACCTGCCCGCCGGCGAGCAGGTGCTCCTCTCGGTGTGGAACGTCCACCGCGACAGCCGGTTCTACGACGCCCCGCGGACGTTCGACCCGGACCGGTGGGCCGGGACCTCGCCGCGCGAGAAGGCCGACGCGTTCGTCCCCTTCGGTTCCGGCGCCCGCATCTGCATCGGGCGCCACTTCGCCCGTCTCGAGATGAAAGCCGTGCTCGCCGCGGTGCTCTCGCGGTACCGCCTGGAGGCATCCGATGAGATAGCCGTGGCACCACAGATGACGGCACAGCCGGACGGCCCGGTCCGAGTGCACGTCGAGTCGCGGTAA
- a CDS encoding cupin domain-containing protein has protein sequence MASDNRFIEPQDVETVQFDWGKSKWMSSPAVTGSESFSAGVVVLEPGAAHERHVHPDSEEILYFMTGSGVQTVADEERDVSAGHMVYIPAGVEHSTHNTSWEPLRFIAVYGPPGPESGLADMPESTVLPPGVASDTDSS, from the coding sequence ATGGCGAGCGATAACCGATTCATAGAGCCACAGGACGTCGAGACGGTACAGTTCGACTGGGGCAAGAGCAAGTGGATGAGTTCCCCGGCCGTGACCGGTTCCGAGTCGTTCAGCGCCGGTGTCGTCGTCCTCGAGCCGGGTGCGGCACACGAGCGACACGTGCATCCTGACAGTGAGGAGATCCTCTACTTCATGACCGGTTCAGGGGTCCAGACAGTTGCCGATGAGGAACGCGACGTGTCGGCTGGACATATGGTATACATCCCGGCCGGCGTCGAGCACAGCACACACAATACGAGCTGGGAACCGTTGCGGTTCATCGCGGTATACGGGCCACCGGGACCAGAGTCGGGGCTCGCTGACATGCCGGAGAGTACGGTTCTTCCACCCGGTGTCGCGAGTGATACGGACTCGTCGTGA
- a CDS encoding phosphoenolpyruvate hydrolase family protein, which translates to MKFSRAESMQMLQETVDAGEPIIGSGAGTGISAKFAERGGTDLIIIYNSGRYRMAGRGSHAGLLAYGDANEIVVDMAGEVIPVVENTPVLAGVHATDPFRDMDVFLDEIKRLGFSGVQNFPTHGLIDGKFGEELDELGLGYDREIEMIEMASDKGLLTAPYVFDEEQARRMVEAGADIVVAHLGLTRGGDIGAADVSPLEEASETVQRLRDAAVSVDDEVLVISHGGALAEPEDVAYSMEHTEGVHGFFGASSVERLPTERAIEQQVADFKDVL; encoded by the coding sequence ATGAAATTCAGTCGCGCGGAATCAATGCAAATGCTCCAAGAGACCGTCGACGCCGGCGAGCCGATCATCGGGTCGGGCGCTGGCACCGGTATCTCGGCGAAGTTCGCCGAGCGAGGCGGGACTGACTTGATCATCATCTACAACTCGGGGCGCTACCGCATGGCCGGGCGGGGTTCCCACGCCGGGTTGCTCGCCTACGGCGACGCGAACGAGATCGTCGTCGACATGGCCGGCGAGGTGATCCCGGTCGTCGAGAACACGCCGGTCCTCGCCGGTGTCCACGCGACAGACCCGTTTCGCGACATGGACGTCTTCCTCGACGAGATCAAGCGCCTCGGCTTCTCCGGTGTCCAGAACTTCCCGACGCACGGACTCATCGACGGGAAGTTCGGCGAGGAACTCGACGAACTCGGACTGGGCTACGACAGGGAAATCGAGATGATCGAGATGGCGAGCGACAAGGGCCTTCTCACCGCACCGTACGTCTTCGACGAGGAGCAGGCCCGTCGGATGGTCGAGGCCGGTGCCGACATCGTCGTCGCCCACCTGGGCCTGACGAGAGGCGGTGACATCGGCGCGGCGGACGTCTCGCCGCTCGAAGAGGCCTCGGAGACGGTCCAGCGACTCCGCGACGCTGCGGTTTCGGTCGACGACGAGGTCCTGGTCATCTCTCACGGCGGTGCCCTCGCAGAGCCCGAGGACGTCGCCTACTCCATGGAACACACCGAGGGCGTCCACGGCTTCTTCGGCGCGTCGAGCGTCGAACGGCTCCCGACCGAGCGCGCCATCGAGCAGCAGGTCGCGG